A single window of Paenibacillus sp. FSL H8-0537 DNA harbors:
- a CDS encoding type III pantothenate kinase, producing the protein MILVIDVGNTNIVLGIYQGKELLHHWRLSTNRSATVDEYGINFHHLFHFAGMRLEQMEGVIISSVVPPLMRTLEQLCMKYLRKTPFIVGPGVKTGLNIRYENPREVGADRIVNSVAGIVKYGSPLIVVDFGTATTFDYIDAAGSYLGGAIVPGIAISTEALYQRAAKLPRIELVKPPSVIGRNPVTSMQAGIIYGYAGQVDGIVRRIRKEFKVSPRVIATGGLAELISSESETIDEVDPLLTLEGLRIIYERNQEG; encoded by the coding sequence TTGATTCTCGTCATTGACGTCGGAAATACGAATATAGTCTTGGGCATTTATCAAGGCAAGGAGCTGCTTCATCACTGGAGGCTCAGCACGAATCGTTCCGCTACAGTTGATGAATATGGCATCAACTTTCATCATTTGTTTCATTTTGCCGGCATGCGTCTGGAGCAGATGGAGGGTGTCATTATTTCATCAGTCGTTCCGCCGCTCATGCGGACGTTGGAGCAGCTGTGCATGAAGTATTTGCGCAAGACTCCTTTTATCGTTGGTCCAGGCGTGAAAACCGGACTTAATATCCGGTATGAAAATCCCCGCGAGGTCGGCGCTGACCGCATCGTGAATTCGGTGGCGGGCATCGTCAAATATGGCAGTCCGCTTATTGTCGTCGATTTCGGAACGGCAACGACGTTTGATTACATTGATGCCGCTGGCAGCTATTTGGGCGGCGCTATTGTGCCGGGCATTGCAATATCGACAGAGGCGCTTTATCAGCGGGCGGCGAAGCTGCCGCGCATTGAGCTGGTGAAGCCGCCAAGCGTCATCGGCCGCAATCCGGTCACTTCCATGCAGGCGGGTATTATATATGGCTATGCAGGACAAGTGGACGGTATCGTGCGCAGAATCCGCAAGGAATTTAAAGTCTCGCCGCGTGTTATCGCGACGGGCGGCTTGGCTGAGTTAATTAGCTCAGAATCGGAAACGATAGATGAGGTTGATCCGCTTCTGACATTAGAAGGTTTGCGTATTATATATGAACGGAATCAGGAGGGATAG
- the hslO gene encoding Hsp33 family molecular chaperone HslO, with protein sequence MEQRKDFLVRGTAWEGKIRVFAARTTQLVDELQRRHGTLPTATAALGRTATAGAIMGAMLKGDEKLTIQVKGEGPMGQIVVDANAHGEVRGYTDNPLVLLPSNAQGKLDVAGAVGHSGYLHITKDLGLKEPYRGSVPIVSGELGEDFTYYFAVSEQTPSAVGLGVLVDEDGRVIHAGGFIVQLMPGLTDAEITKLEKALSAMPPVTALLDQGETPEGLLKWVVGDDVVIHESLDLRFQCKCSRDRVEQTLISMGESELQQTIEEEGKAEVVCHFCNEAYQFNRVELEQLLEQAKPKPIH encoded by the coding sequence ATGGAGCAAAGGAAAGATTTTTTGGTGCGTGGCACGGCATGGGAAGGCAAAATTCGTGTTTTTGCAGCCCGTACGACGCAATTGGTCGATGAGCTGCAGCGCCGGCACGGCACTCTGCCGACTGCAACTGCAGCACTTGGCAGAACGGCAACGGCTGGAGCTATTATGGGCGCCATGCTGAAGGGCGATGAAAAGCTGACGATTCAAGTGAAGGGCGAAGGCCCAATGGGACAAATTGTCGTCGATGCAAATGCTCATGGAGAAGTGCGAGGCTACACGGACAATCCACTCGTTCTGCTTCCAAGCAATGCGCAGGGAAAGCTTGATGTTGCAGGTGCCGTAGGCCATAGCGGCTATCTTCATATTACTAAGGATCTTGGGTTGAAAGAGCCTTACCGCGGCAGCGTTCCAATTGTTTCCGGCGAGCTTGGCGAAGACTTCACCTATTATTTTGCTGTATCGGAGCAGACGCCTTCCGCAGTTGGACTGGGCGTGCTGGTTGATGAAGACGGTCGCGTCATTCATGCGGGCGGCTTTATCGTACAGCTGATGCCAGGACTTACGGATGCGGAAATTACTAAGCTGGAGAAAGCGCTCAGTGCGATGCCTCCGGTCACAGCCTTGCTTGATCAAGGGGAGACGCCAGAAGGGCTGCTTAAATGGGTCGTCGGTGATGATGTTGTCATTCATGAGTCGCTGGACTTGCGTTTTCAATGCAAATGCTCGCGCGATCGCGTAGAGCAGACCTTGATCAGCATGGGTGAATCGGAATTGCAACAAACGATTGAAGAAGAAGGTAAAGCAGAGGTCGTCTGTCACTTCTGTAATGAAGCATACCAGTTTAACCGCGTAGAGCTGGAGCAATTGCTCGAACAAGCCAAACCGAAGCCGATCCATTAA
- a CDS encoding peptidyl-prolyl cis-trans isomerase, which translates to MNKIGVVRTIVVIQALCMIVLSVVVVVRLSPFSEGMPDHEPDSGTRTETGNEVVPGSLDNDKIVAIIGDYSIRESELMNALSEQYGQATLKLMMIHSAIDQEAASQQLEVTAEEQQRAVEEQAEGYDSEEDFYRIMDQQLGMSKEEVLKDTKYRLLTEKIAIQKVDVPDAEVERYIADHEEQYGDKLQYRLSWIVTANMEEANRVLDKLSEGADFAQAAAKYSIDAFTADAGGDLGLIDANDPFHERAILSAASKLDTGEIAGPISIAEGYAIIRLMERHTTDKPQGQQLYELVRKELALSQAPSLSQIEQQLLEKYDAVTFP; encoded by the coding sequence ATGAATAAAATCGGTGTAGTGAGGACGATCGTCGTCATTCAGGCGTTATGTATGATCGTGCTAAGTGTAGTTGTTGTAGTGAGATTGTCGCCTTTTTCTGAAGGCATGCCGGACCATGAGCCAGATTCGGGAACACGTACTGAAACAGGCAATGAGGTTGTACCAGGCAGCTTGGATAATGATAAAATTGTTGCCATAATTGGCGATTACAGCATCAGGGAAAGCGAACTGATGAATGCGCTTAGCGAGCAATATGGCCAAGCTACCCTCAAGCTGATGATGATTCACAGCGCCATTGACCAGGAGGCTGCCTCGCAGCAGCTTGAAGTGACCGCTGAGGAGCAGCAGAGAGCTGTTGAGGAGCAGGCAGAGGGATATGATAGCGAAGAGGATTTTTACCGCATCATGGATCAGCAGCTGGGCATGTCCAAAGAGGAAGTTTTGAAGGATACGAAGTACAGGCTGTTGACTGAAAAAATAGCGATCCAAAAAGTGGATGTGCCTGATGCTGAGGTTGAACGCTACATTGCGGATCATGAGGAGCAATACGGCGACAAGCTGCAATATCGCTTATCCTGGATTGTGACGGCAAATATGGAAGAGGCGAACCGCGTGCTGGATAAGCTCTCTGAGGGAGCAGACTTTGCGCAAGCAGCAGCTAAATATTCGATAGATGCTTTTACGGCAGATGCTGGCGGTGATTTAGGCCTTATTGATGCCAATGACCCGTTTCATGAGCGGGCGATTCTTTCGGCGGCAAGCAAGCTGGATACGGGAGAGATCGCTGGCCCGATATCGATTGCCGAAGGGTATGCCATCATTCGTTTGATGGAGCGCCACACAACGGATAAGCCACAGGGACAGCAGCTGTATGAGCTGGTCCGCAAAGAGCTGGCATTATCACAGGCTCCTTCCCTAAGCCAAATTGAGCAGCAGCTATTGGAGAAATATGACGCTGTCACCTTTCCATAA
- the cysK gene encoding cysteine synthase A, which translates to MAKIVQSITDLIGDTPLVRLNRLVPEDSAEIYVKLEYQNPGASVKDRIAISMIEVAEQEGIIKPGDTIVEPTSGNTGIGLALVAAAKGYKAILVMPETMSIERRNLLRAYGAEVVLTPGSEGMNGAVRKAEELAKENPSYFIPQQFNNQANVKIHRETTGPEIVEAINSLDGKLDAFVAGIGTGGTITGTGEVLKKNFKDIKIYAVEPAASPLLSGGQPGPHKIQGIGANFVPTILDREIYDEVITVENDDAFDYARRAAKEEGILCGISSGAAIYAALKVAKELGKGKRVIAVVPSNGERYLSTPLFNFEN; encoded by the coding sequence ATGGCAAAAATCGTGCAAAGCATTACTGATCTAATTGGTGATACACCGCTAGTTCGCTTGAATCGTCTTGTTCCTGAGGACAGCGCTGAAATCTATGTAAAGCTTGAATATCAAAATCCAGGTGCGAGCGTAAAAGACCGTATCGCAATCAGCATGATCGAAGTAGCTGAACAGGAAGGCATCATCAAGCCAGGCGATACAATTGTTGAGCCTACGAGCGGCAACACGGGTATCGGTCTTGCCTTGGTAGCAGCAGCTAAAGGCTATAAAGCGATTCTTGTTATGCCTGAGACGATGAGTATTGAGCGCCGCAACTTGCTTCGTGCTTATGGCGCAGAAGTGGTTCTGACGCCGGGTTCGGAAGGCATGAACGGAGCTGTTCGCAAAGCCGAGGAATTGGCGAAAGAAAACCCGTCCTATTTTATCCCGCAGCAGTTTAATAACCAAGCCAATGTAAAAATCCATCGCGAGACAACGGGTCCGGAAATCGTTGAGGCGATCAACTCCCTGGACGGCAAGCTGGATGCATTCGTAGCGGGTATTGGTACTGGCGGTACGATTACGGGTACTGGCGAAGTGCTGAAAAAGAACTTTAAAGATATTAAAATTTACGCGGTTGAGCCTGCGGCTTCCCCACTGCTTTCGGGTGGACAGCCTGGACCTCACAAAATCCAAGGGATTGGCGCTAACTTTGTGCCGACGATTTTGGATCGCGAAATTTATGACGAAGTCATTACGGTTGAAAATGATGATGCATTCGACTACGCACGCCGTGCTGCGAAAGAAGAAGGCATCTTGTGCGGAATTTCCTCCGGTGCTGCGATCTATGCTGCTTTGAAAGTGGCGAAGGAGCTTGGCAAAGGCAAGCGCGTTATCGCGGTTGTTCCAAGTAATGGTGAGCGTTACCTCAGTACGCCGCTGTTCAACTTCGAGAACTAA
- a CDS encoding anthranilate synthase component I family protein, whose protein sequence is MFTAFDYWLGWHAERKYTTFPLLRELPLGEEGVASWEEAWRDASPYAFVLESGKGGRYTYLGLQPESVIRGKGLEAEARTLRTDGAEASDDANSALRYQGKPLEVVRSWMEPYRAPKLEAAGTPKWTGGCVGFWSYDVIRSIERLPELTEDDLNVPDYLFLRLNELWIVDHSDKKLYCAVHTPVPSEAGQEELRLLYAQACSRTGEMAAYWQQRFGSAANGQRGENNAESTSDSRRVRQERQQLADDDSLHSKGDALDGISTRFSKEAFEEAVRQIQRYIGQGDVFQVNLSVRQSRALVAQPEELYEWLRLINPSPYMGFLRCPDFQLVSASPELLVERRGDLLAARPIAGTRRRGRTEEENELMAEELRTSEKERAEHIMLVDLERNDLGRISAYGTVKVEELMVIEQYSHVMHLVSQVEGRLAEGKDAYDVIAATFPGGTITGAPKIRTMEIIEELEPVRRGPYTGSLGWIDYNGDMEFNIIIRTMVVKDGMVHIQAGAGIVIDSKPEREYKESLSKAKALWKAIEYSERFRQAAPSGRKQ, encoded by the coding sequence ATGTTCACCGCCTTTGACTATTGGTTAGGGTGGCACGCCGAGCGGAAGTATACGACTTTTCCACTGCTGCGGGAGCTGCCGCTTGGAGAAGAAGGTGTTGCTTCATGGGAAGAGGCATGGCGGGATGCATCGCCGTATGCTTTTGTACTGGAGAGCGGTAAGGGCGGGCGCTATACGTATCTCGGCTTGCAGCCGGAAAGCGTTATTCGCGGCAAAGGTTTGGAGGCGGAAGCCCGGACGCTGCGGACAGATGGAGCTGAAGCTTCAGATGATGCTAATTCGGCTTTGCGCTACCAGGGCAAGCCGCTTGAAGTGGTGCGGAGCTGGATGGAGCCATATCGCGCGCCAAAGCTTGAAGCAGCGGGCACGCCAAAATGGACGGGCGGGTGCGTCGGATTTTGGAGCTATGACGTCATTCGTTCGATTGAACGGCTGCCGGAGCTGACGGAAGATGATTTGAATGTGCCGGATTATTTATTTTTGCGTTTAAATGAACTTTGGATTGTCGATCATAGCGACAAGAAGCTATATTGCGCTGTGCATACACCTGTGCCAAGTGAAGCAGGTCAAGAGGAGCTGCGACTGCTTTATGCGCAAGCTTGCTCGCGGACCGGCGAGATGGCCGCTTATTGGCAGCAGCGGTTCGGGAGCGCAGCGAACGGCCAGCGAGGCGAGAATAATGCTGAAAGCACAAGCGATAGCCGCCGGGTGCGGCAAGAGCGGCAGCAGCTCGCTGACGATGATTCCCTTCACAGCAAGGGGGACGCGCTGGATGGGATCAGCACGCGTTTTTCGAAGGAAGCTTTTGAAGAGGCAGTTCGGCAAATTCAGCGTTACATCGGACAAGGCGATGTATTTCAGGTGAATTTATCGGTACGCCAGAGCCGGGCGCTGGTTGCGCAGCCGGAAGAGCTGTACGAGTGGCTGCGTCTCATTAATCCTTCTCCTTATATGGGCTTTCTGCGCTGTCCTGATTTTCAACTCGTGTCGGCTTCGCCGGAGCTGCTGGTTGAGCGCCGCGGCGACTTGCTTGCAGCCCGTCCAATTGCCGGAACGCGCAGGCGCGGCCGAACAGAAGAAGAAAATGAGCTCATGGCGGAAGAGCTGCGGACTAGCGAGAAGGAGCGCGCCGAGCATATTATGCTGGTCGATCTGGAGCGCAACGATTTGGGCCGGATTTCGGCTTACGGCACGGTGAAAGTGGAAGAGCTGATGGTTATTGAGCAATATTCGCATGTGATGCATTTGGTATCCCAAGTCGAGGGGCGGCTTGCCGAGGGCAAGGATGCTTATGATGTCATTGCGGCGACTTTCCCAGGCGGCACCATTACAGGCGCTCCCAAAATCCGCACGATGGAAATTATTGAAGAGCTGGAGCCTGTAAGGCGCGGTCCTTATACCGGGTCGCTCGGATGGATTGACTATAATGGCGATATGGAATTTAATATTATTATACGAACGATGGTCGTCAAGGATGGCATGGTGCATATCCAGGCTGGAGCAGGCATTGTCATTGACTCCAAGCCGGAGCGCGAATATAAGGAATCACTAAGCAAGGCCAAGGCGCTGTGGAAGGCGATTGAGTATAGTGAGCGGTTCAGGCAGGCTGCGCCAAGCGGGCGCAAACAATAG
- the pabA gene encoding aminodeoxychorismate/anthranilate synthase component II — MILVIDNYDSFTYNLVQYLGELGEDIVVKRNDELGLADIEQLAPDHILISPGPCSPNEAGISLSLIEHFKGKIPIFGVCLGHQAIGQAFGGDVIRAERLMHGKTSQMVHDGKTIFEGIPSPFTATRYHSLIVKKETLPDCLEISAETAEGEIMALRHKEYPIEGVQFHPESIISEHGLTLLRNFLKIRTGAPR, encoded by the coding sequence ATGATTCTCGTAATAGATAACTATGATTCGTTTACCTACAACCTGGTGCAATATTTAGGCGAGCTTGGCGAGGACATTGTGGTCAAAAGAAATGATGAGCTGGGGCTGGCGGACATTGAGCAGCTGGCGCCTGACCATATTTTGATTTCTCCGGGACCTTGCTCCCCGAACGAGGCAGGCATCAGCCTGTCGCTCATTGAGCATTTTAAAGGGAAAATTCCGATTTTCGGTGTGTGTCTTGGCCATCAGGCGATTGGACAAGCGTTTGGCGGCGATGTCATTCGCGCAGAGCGCCTGATGCATGGCAAAACTTCGCAAATGGTGCATGACGGCAAGACGATTTTTGAAGGAATCCCTTCACCATTCACCGCAACCCGTTACCATTCCCTTATCGTGAAAAAAGAAACCCTGCCAGACTGTCTTGAAATCAGCGCAGAAACAGCGGAAGGCGAAATTATGGCGCTTCGCCATAAAGAATACCCGATTGAAGGGGTGCAATTTCATCCGGAATCGATTATTTCCGAGCATGGGCTGACGCTGCTGCGCAACTTTTTGAAAATTCGTACAGGCGCGCCGCGATGA
- a CDS encoding aminotransferase class IV: MKVALGGIVMDAGQAVISIYDHGFLYGLGLFETFRTYGGRAYLLERHLRRLEAGCLSLGIRYKADQTALEASIAKLLQANELKDGYVRLTVTAGDGGLGLPVGDYEQPQELILMKALPPYQAALYEHGRELRLLHTKRNTPEGEIRLKSLHYMNNIIAKRELAASDASPGAEGLMLSGDGLLTEGIVSNLFFAQDGIIRTPAVDTGILPGITRERVLELARAAGFQAEEGHYSWNQLLGADEIWLTGSVQELVPVTRLSGTDGTRVQVGKGTGAGIGVGYESARNAARFEVDAEAGTAAGPITRQLLKAYRSDTMRSK, translated from the coding sequence ATGAAGGTAGCGTTGGGCGGCATTGTCATGGATGCCGGGCAAGCTGTGATCTCAATATATGATCACGGCTTTTTGTACGGTTTGGGTTTGTTCGAGACGTTTCGAACCTATGGCGGCCGCGCTTATTTGCTGGAGCGGCATTTGCGGCGTCTGGAAGCGGGCTGTTTGTCGCTGGGCATCCGCTACAAAGCGGATCAAACCGCGCTGGAGGCGAGCATTGCCAAACTGCTTCAGGCGAATGAGCTGAAGGACGGCTATGTCCGGCTGACCGTTACAGCGGGCGATGGCGGGCTAGGCTTGCCAGTGGGCGATTACGAGCAGCCGCAGGAGTTGATCCTGATGAAGGCGCTGCCGCCCTATCAGGCGGCGCTTTATGAGCATGGCCGAGAGCTTAGGCTGCTGCATACGAAGCGCAATACGCCAGAGGGCGAGATTCGACTTAAATCGCTGCATTATATGAATAATATTATAGCGAAGCGCGAGCTTGCCGCGAGCGATGCCTCGCCGGGAGCAGAAGGATTGATGCTGAGCGGCGACGGCCTGCTGACGGAAGGCATCGTCAGCAATCTTTTTTTCGCCCAGGATGGTATTATTCGTACGCCTGCGGTAGATACGGGCATCCTGCCCGGCATTACGCGAGAGCGCGTTCTGGAGCTGGCCCGTGCGGCTGGCTTTCAGGCAGAAGAAGGACACTACAGCTGGAATCAACTGCTGGGGGCAGATGAAATATGGCTGACGGGCTCCGTACAGGAGCTGGTGCCGGTGACGCGGTTATCTGGTACCGACGGTACTCGGGTGCAGGTCGGCAAAGGGACAGGTGCGGGAATCGGCGTGGGCTACGAATCGGCAAGAAATGCGGCTAGGTTTGAAGTCGATGCAGAAGCTGGGACTGCAGCTGGTCCGATTACTCGTCAGCTTTTAAAGGCCTATCGCTCCGATACGATGAGAAGCAAGTAA
- the folP gene encoding dihydropteroate synthase has protein sequence MNTAREGKLEYYSRSYGLACGNRLELGKRTLIMGILNATPDSFSDGGKFNEVEAAVSRAVEMAAEGADIIDIGGESTRPNFVPVDAEEELRRVIPVIQAVRAALPHIAISIDTYKAKTARHALEAGATIINDIWGLKYDADMAAAAAAYGCPVILTHNRTNPVYLAADFVEDVIADLKESMEIARHAGVNEEQIWLDPGLGFAKTYEQNMELLGRLAELHALGYPVLLGTSRKSFIRQTLDLPREELVEGTAATTALGIAQGCQIVRVHDVRANKRTAVMSDAIIYPRYS, from the coding sequence ATGAATACAGCAAGAGAAGGCAAGCTTGAATATTACAGCAGGAGCTATGGGCTGGCTTGCGGCAATCGGCTGGAGCTGGGCAAGCGCACGCTGATTATGGGCATATTGAATGCGACGCCGGATTCTTTCTCTGATGGCGGGAAATTTAATGAAGTGGAGGCGGCTGTCAGCCGCGCTGTGGAGATGGCCGCAGAGGGCGCGGATATTATTGATATCGGCGGCGAGTCCACACGTCCAAACTTTGTCCCGGTCGATGCCGAGGAGGAGCTGCGCCGCGTGATTCCGGTCATTCAAGCTGTCCGCGCCGCGCTGCCGCATATCGCGATATCGATAGATACGTATAAAGCAAAGACAGCGCGCCATGCGCTCGAAGCAGGAGCTACGATCATTAACGATATTTGGGGACTCAAATACGATGCAGATATGGCGGCAGCCGCAGCAGCATACGGCTGCCCGGTTATTTTAACGCATAATCGCACGAATCCCGTCTACCTAGCCGCTGATTTTGTAGAGGACGTTATTGCTGATTTGAAAGAAAGCATGGAAATAGCAAGACATGCCGGCGTGAATGAAGAGCAGATCTGGCTCGATCCAGGCCTTGGCTTTGCCAAAACCTATGAGCAAAATATGGAGCTGCTAGGACGGCTCGCCGAGCTGCATGCTCTTGGCTATCCTGTTCTGCTGGGTACTTCACGCAAGAGCTTCATTAGGCAGACGCTGGATCTGCCAAGAGAAGAGCTAGTAGAGGGTACGGCAGCAACAACGGCCCTTGGCATTGCGCAAGGCTGCCAAATCGTTAGGGTGCATGATGTCCGCGCGAATAAAAGAACAGCTGTGATGTCGGATGCGATTATCTATCCGCGTTATTCATAG
- the folB gene encoding dihydroneopterin aldolase, producing MDRMLVKGMQFYGYHGVFAEENRLGQKFGVDLELLLDLEKAATMDDLEATVNYAELHALTKKIVEGTPFKLIEALAGSIATQLLSAYTMINEVTVRVTKPNPPFDIHFDGVTVELRRKRDADGRVVTV from the coding sequence ATGGATAGAATGCTTGTGAAGGGCATGCAGTTTTACGGGTATCACGGTGTTTTTGCAGAAGAGAACAGGCTGGGCCAAAAGTTTGGCGTCGATCTGGAGCTGCTGCTGGATTTGGAGAAGGCGGCAACGATGGATGATTTGGAAGCTACGGTGAATTATGCCGAATTGCATGCGTTAACGAAGAAAATTGTCGAAGGAACGCCGTTTAAATTGATTGAAGCTTTAGCAGGTAGCATTGCAACCCAGTTGCTGTCGGCTTATACTATGATAAATGAAGTAACGGTTCGTGTGACGAAGCCGAACCCGCCGTTCGACATTCATTTTGATGGCGTGACGGTAGAGCTGCGCAGAAAGCGGGATGCTGATGGACGCGTTGTCACCGTTTAA
- the folK gene encoding 2-amino-4-hydroxy-6-hydroxymethyldihydropteridine diphosphokinase — protein sequence MDALSPFNSPAYAYVALGSNVGDRQQLLLQAIQQLSGRPDIEVLRVSGVYETDPVGYTDQPPFLNMAIAVRTTLSPLALLHVLLDTEQQLGRVRDIRWGPRTIDLDLLLYADVVMDGEELTLPHPRMMERSFVLVPLGDVIEQSHPLKEQVAAAAASALQDGKEGIMLWKIINWHSESGHFVS from the coding sequence ATGGACGCGTTGTCACCGTTTAACTCGCCCGCATATGCTTATGTGGCTCTAGGTTCAAATGTAGGTGATCGGCAGCAGCTTTTGCTGCAAGCGATCCAGCAGTTAAGTGGCCGCCCAGACATCGAAGTGCTTCGCGTTTCGGGCGTGTACGAGACCGATCCGGTCGGCTATACGGATCAGCCCCCTTTTCTGAATATGGCTATCGCCGTGCGAACTACGCTGTCCCCGCTTGCTTTACTGCACGTTCTGCTGGATACCGAGCAGCAGCTTGGGCGTGTCAGAGATATTCGCTGGGGGCCGCGCACTATAGATCTCGATTTGCTGTTGTATGCTGATGTCGTGATGGATGGCGAGGAGCTGACGCTTCCGCATCCACGAATGATGGAACGCTCCTTCGTGCTCGTTCCGCTTGGTGATGTGATCGAGCAGTCCCATCCGCTTAAGGAACAGGTGGCTGCGGCCGCGGCTTCAGCGCTTCAGGATGGAAAGGAAGGCATCATGTTATGGAAAATCATCAATTGGCACAGCGAGTCCGGGCATTTCGTAAGCTAA
- a CDS encoding helix-turn-helix transcriptional regulator, which produces MENHQLAQRVRAFRKLKGYTQQELAKVLGVSVAVLGSLERGTRKADAKLLIHISNTLGISYEELTDSGSNGNV; this is translated from the coding sequence ATGGAAAATCATCAATTGGCACAGCGAGTCCGGGCATTTCGTAAGCTAAAGGGCTACACACAACAGGAATTAGCAAAAGTACTAGGCGTGTCGGTAGCGGTGTTAGGCTCCCTTGAGCGTGGAACCCGCAAGGCGGACGCCAAGTTATTGATTCATATATCAAACACCCTTGGCATTAGCTATGAAGAGTTGACGGATTCGGGATCGAACGGAAACGTGTAA
- the dusB gene encoding tRNA dihydrouridine synthase DusB encodes MLKIGDIEMKNRVVLAPMAGVCNPAFRLIAKEFGTGLVCAEMVSDKAILHGNKRTMEMLFVDEREKPLSLQIVGGDRESLVEAAKVVDKQTNADIIDINMGCPVPKVTKCDAGARWLLDPNKIYEMVSAVVEAVDKPVTVKMRIGWDDEHIYAVENARAVERAGGKAVSVHGRTREQQYTGVANWDIIRDVKQAVSIPVIGNGDVFSPEDAKRLLEHTGCDGVMIGRGALGNPWMLYLTIQYLTNGELLPDPMPREKMLVATLHLDRLIDLKGEAVAVREMRKHLAWYLKGLPGGARVKDVIMEETGRDRMVDILDRYVLSLEEQGLAAASL; translated from the coding sequence ATGCTGAAAATCGGAGACATCGAGATGAAGAACAGGGTTGTGCTTGCACCGATGGCCGGCGTGTGTAATCCCGCTTTCCGTCTAATTGCAAAGGAATTTGGAACAGGTCTTGTATGCGCGGAGATGGTGAGCGACAAGGCGATTTTGCACGGCAATAAGCGGACGATGGAAATGCTGTTCGTGGACGAGCGTGAGAAGCCGCTTAGCTTGCAAATTGTCGGCGGTGACCGTGAATCGCTGGTCGAGGCGGCGAAGGTCGTGGATAAGCAAACCAATGCTGATATTATTGATATCAATATGGGCTGCCCGGTACCGAAAGTAACGAAATGCGATGCCGGAGCACGTTGGCTGCTTGACCCGAACAAAATTTACGAGATGGTTTCTGCCGTAGTGGAAGCCGTTGATAAGCCGGTAACGGTGAAAATGCGTATTGGCTGGGATGACGAGCATATTTATGCGGTGGAAAATGCGCGCGCCGTTGAGCGTGCTGGCGGTAAAGCGGTCAGCGTTCACGGTCGTACGCGCGAGCAGCAGTACACAGGCGTAGCGAATTGGGACATCATTCGCGATGTGAAGCAGGCGGTGTCGATTCCGGTAATCGGCAACGGGGATGTTTTTTCACCTGAAGATGCCAAACGCTTGCTGGAGCATACGGGCTGTGACGGCGTCATGATCGGACGCGGTGCGCTTGGAAACCCTTGGATGCTGTACCTCACTATTCAGTATTTGACGAATGGCGAGCTGCTGCCCGATCCTATGCCGCGTGAGAAGATGCTGGTCGCTACCTTGCATCTGGACCGTCTCATTGATCTAAAAGGCGAAGCGGTTGCCGTACGGGAAATGCGCAAGCATTTGGCTTGGTATTTGAAAGGCTTGCCGGGCGGTGCGCGTGTCAAGGATGTTATTATGGAAGAAACCGGCCGCGACCGGATGGTGGACATTTTGGATCGATATGTGTTGTCGCTTGAAGAGCAGGGCCTTGCTGCTGCGAGCCTGTAG
- the greA gene encoding transcription elongation factor GreA: protein MSDKEIILTQEGLRKLEDELEMLKSVKRREVAERIKVAIGYGDISENSEYEDAKNEQAFIEGRIITLEKMLRNARIINSDEIDTDVVSIGSTVTVEDLEFGDKMEYAIVGSAESDPLNNKISNESPVGRAILGKKEGTVVDVSVPAGVIQYRIVDIKK, encoded by the coding sequence ATGAGCGATAAAGAGATCATTCTGACTCAGGAAGGTTTGAGAAAGCTTGAGGACGAACTGGAGATGCTGAAATCGGTCAAGCGTCGCGAAGTAGCTGAGCGGATCAAGGTCGCGATTGGCTACGGCGATATTAGCGAAAACTCCGAGTATGAAGATGCTAAGAATGAGCAGGCCTTCATCGAAGGTCGTATCATTACGTTGGAGAAGATGCTCCGCAACGCTCGGATCATCAATAGCGATGAAATCGATACGGACGTGGTCAGCATCGGCTCCACGGTAACTGTAGAAGATTTAGAATTTGGCGATAAAATGGAATATGCGATTGTCGGTTCTGCTGAATCGGACCCGCTTAACAATAAGATTTCCAATGAGAGCCCTGTTGGCAGAGCGATTTTGGGTAAAAAGGAAGGCACGGTCGTTGATGTCAGCGTACCTGCCGGCGTTATACAGTATAGAATCGTCGATATTAAAAAATAA